TGCGGTTTAACGACTCAGATTGACACACCATGTAGTTAAAGGAATGATTTATGAATAGCAATACAAAGTCATTGGATGAGTTTTATGAACTTACTGATGCGGAAGATTATTTTGAATTTTTTGATTTAGATTATGACTCAAACCTTATAGATGTAAAGAGGTTTCATATACTAAAAGAGTATGGCACTTTAATTAAAACAGGGTTTTCAAATCTTGCCGAGCAAGAAGAACAACTGCTTGATTTTTTAAAGTACTCGCTTCTTAAAGTTTATGGAAGATTTACAAACGGCTATGCTCCGAGTGCAGCTGATATTTGGGGTATGTTTAAAGATGGAAAACTAAGTGGATGTATGGCTTGCATACCGCAGCCAGGAAACAGTTGTGGTTGTTGATCCTAATGTCAAGCTGCACGACAGTGTAACAGCTAGTCGTTCTGGCAAAGATGAAGAAGAAGCGAAGTATTTTCTCGGACAAAAAGTAGAACTTTTAGAAGATATTGTAAATGATGGGACTTATCCACATGCAAAGATTGGTACGCTGATGATGCCAAAGGGCAGTGTTGGTTACATAAAAGACATTGGTGAGTTTTTACAAGTGATAAGAGTTTACGAAGTACACTTTTTTGGTACTGAGATGGAAGTTGATATTATTGGTTGCAGAGAGCATGAGCTAAAACTAATAGAAGATGGTTATGTTAGCGAAGACATACTAGAACAAGAAGCTATGGATGCTCATAGAAAAAAAATGGCTAAATTAAATAAGTAGCAATCTTAAAAAAAAAGGAGAAATAGATGGCAAAAGTGATTTTTATGGGTTTTAGCAAAGATAAAGATGGTCTTTATCACGCACCCAAAGGTGAGCCGATTATTAGATTGGCTAAGGACAACGGTATACCAATTAACTTTGAGTGTCAAGATGGTGAGTGTGGAAATTGTTTAATCAAATATGAAAATATTGAGGATGAGGAGCCTACAAACTATATAGATGATTTAGAGCTTAATAAGTTAATCGAAATGGGTGTACTAAAAGCAAAAGATGCTGAGTATTGTCAGCAGTTTACAATAAGTCCTAAGGTTAGACTAGCATGTCAAACATTAGTTAAGGGCGACGTAATTATTAAACCATACAATTAAGGAAAAAAAATGACAACAAGAGTAGAAATAGTAAATGATTTTTTAGCAATCAAT
The sequence above is drawn from the Candidatus Sulfurimonas baltica genome and encodes:
- a CDS encoding nitrogenase-stabilizing/protective protein NifW; the protein is MNSNTKSLDEFYELTDAEDYFEFFDLDYDSNLIDVKRFHILKEYGTLIKTGFSNLAEQEEQLLDFLKYSLLKVYGRFTNGYAPSAADIWGMFKDGKLSGCMACIPQPGNSCGC
- a CDS encoding 2Fe-2S iron-sulfur cluster-binding protein codes for the protein MAKVIFMGFSKDKDGLYHAPKGEPIIRLAKDNGIPINFECQDGECGNCLIKYENIEDEEPTNYIDDLELNKLIEMGVLKAKDAEYCQQFTISPKVRLACQTLVKGDVIIKPYN
- a CDS encoding nitrogen fixation protein NifZ, with translation MDVWLAYRSQETVVVVDPNVKLHDSVTASRSGKDEEEAKYFLGQKVELLEDIVNDGTYPHAKIGTLMMPKGSVGYIKDIGEFLQVIRVYEVHFFGTEMEVDIIGCREHELKLIEDGYVSEDILEQEAMDAHRKKMAKLNK